The following proteins come from a genomic window of Trifolium pratense cultivar HEN17-A07 linkage group LG4, ARS_RC_1.1, whole genome shotgun sequence:
- the LOC123924364 gene encoding uncharacterized protein LOC123924364: protein MAMTKSRVTVLRASLIIVAVSIAGYILGPPLYWHFKEALAAVKHSSSSSSSSTCAPCHCDCSSQPTFSIPQGLSNISFGDCAKPDPEVNGDTEKNFAELLSEELKLRENDALENQRRADMALLEAKKIASQYQKEADKCNSGMETCEQAREKAELALVAQKKVTALWELRARQKGWKEGVAKSNTQSQGKVQTS, encoded by the exons ATGGCTATGACTAAATCAAGGGTTACAGTTTTAAGAGCAAGTTTGATAATAGTAGCTGTTTCCATAGCAGGTTACATATTAGGTCCTCCTCTCTATTGGCATTTCAAAGAAGCTTTAGCTGCTGTCAaacattcttcttcttcttcttcttcttccacttGTGCCCCTTGTCACTGTGATTGTTCTTCACAGCCCACTTTTTCAATTCCACAAG GGCTGAGCAACATTTCATTTGGAG ATTGTGCAAAACCTGATCCAGAAGTGAACGGAGACACCGAAAAGAATTTTGCAGAGCTATTGTCAGAAGAACTAAAGCTACGTGAAAATGATGCTTTGGAAAATCAGCGACGCGCTGACATGGCTTTGCTTGAGGCAAAGAAGATCGCATCTCAGTATCAGAAGGAAGCAGACAAGTGTAATTCTGGTATGGAAACATGCGAGCAGGCGAGGGAGAAAGCTGAGTTGGCATTAGTCGCTCAGAAGAAGGTAACTGCATTGTGGGAACTTCGAGCTCGCCAGAAAGGATGGAAAGAAGGGGTTGCCAAATCTAATACTCAGTCTCAAGGAAAAGTACAAACTTCTTAG
- the LOC123921732 gene encoding condensin complex subunit 2 yields the protein MAEALSPNKQRLPVAARIQSPTSPFILGSNDDQLERAQARAARAAAIRRKNLTVSQSLDANSDPCLNKQQIFDLFQNCIKLASENKINQKNTWELNLIDHLTDIIKAEEENDTETNFQKASCTLEAGVKIYSLRVDSVHSEAYKVLGGMNRAGQDAEQDTTLEGVNVESGKEGSRKETDKKLSPLSTLEPSFEVLNVKKFDAAFVVDPLYRQTTAKFDEGGAKGLLMNNLGVYGGCRVLFDSLEVPAKCMACQNEPDISDTIDLSFVRDCVEQIVLDMRVKDEISPTLRTIVNQFDGNNKRPTDFHLHGQNSVEEPDVDYNCENNADREDYENCANWSDDHDDQPVVADLGSNDVDPSFPSYPQDNDLFPSTEPDMDDRFENVDGFLFLSLGFNSKQNAWAGPDHWKYKKSKVSEVQTTSEDGPTLKTKQTKSKRQAEVDLDFANSLEKNLLDIFAPPKNPKTLLLPESRQPCNTKLPEDCHYQPEELVKLFLLPDVKCLGRRAKRFSDSEGSRDQFNENDMFPSWDNGSACGGDEAGDYEGDHHSDLEDPGTLITQPRQVSKIEVQYDKTSKQVDVQALKVTLWDHVQAYDKLPPVQGQEEIVSFRNLLANFPGDCNAAASISDISPHLCFICLLHLANEKGLSIQSFPNLDDLSIRLPYVGDSGTV from the exons atgGCGGAAGCCCTAAGCCCTAACAAACAAAGACTCCCCGTTGCAGCGCGAATCCAATCTCCAACCAGTCCTTTCATATTAGGTTCCAATGATGACCAGCTCGAACGCGCTCAAGCACGTGCAGCACGCGCTGCTGCTATCCGCCGCAAGAATCTTACAGTTTCTCAATCTCTCGATGCAAATTCCGATCCGTGTCTTAATAAACAGCAGATCTTCGATTTGTTCCAGAATTGCATCAAGCTCGCCAGCGAAAAT AAAATTAATCAGAAAAATACGTGGGAGTTAAACTTGATTGATCATCTTACTGATATTATTAAAGCTGAAGAAGAAAATGACACGGAGACTAATTTTCAGAAG GCAAGCTGCACTCTAGAGGCTGGAGTCAAAATTTATTCATTAAGGGTGGATTCAGTGCATTCCGAGGCATATAAAGTCCTTGGTGGGATGAATAGAGCAGGCCAAGATGCTGAACAAG ACACTACCCTGGAGGGTGTTAATGTTGAAAGTGGAAAAGAAGGAAGCAGAAAAGAGACAGATAAAAAG TTGTCACCTTTGTCAACACTGGAACCATCTTTTGAGGTTCTCAATGTAAAGAAGTTTGATG cTGCATTTGTTGTGGATCCCCTCTATCGGCAGACAACTGCAAAATTTGACGAAGGAGGAGCCAAAGGTCTTTTAATGAATAATCTTGGTGTATATGGTGGATGTAGGGTGCTCTTTGATTCACTAGAAGTACCTGCTAAGTGTATGGCATGCCAAAATGAACCTGATATTTCAGATACCATTGATCTTTCTTTTGTCAGAG ATTGTGTTGAGCAGATTGTATTGGACATGCGTGTGAAGGATGAAATTTCTCCAACTCTCAGGACTATAGTAAACCAATTTGATGGAAATAATAAAAGGCCTACTGATTTTCATCTTCATGGTCAGAATTCAGTGGAAGAGCCTGATGTTGATTATAATTGTGAAAATAACGCTGACAGGGAGGATTATGAGAACTGTGCGAATTGGAGTGATGATCATGATGACCAACCAGTTGTTGCTGATTTAGGCTCTAATGATGTAGATCCAAGTTTCCCTAGTTATCCTCAG GATAATGATCTATTTCCTTCCACAGAACCTGATATGGATGACAGATTTGAAAATGTTGATGGGTTCTTATTCTTGAGTCTGGGTTTTAATTCAAAACAAAATGCATGGGCAGGCCCTGATCATTGGAAGTATAAAAAATCGAAAG TCTCCGAGGTTCAAACTACTTCTGAAGATGGGCCAACCCTGAAAACTAAGCAGACAAAGAGTAAGAGACAAGCCGAAGTTGATTTAGATTTTGCAAATTCTCTGGAGAAAAACTTGTTAGATATATTTGCTCCTCCAAAGAATCCCAAAACATTACTTCTCCCTGAAAGCAGACAGCCTTGCAATACAAAACTTCCAGAGGACTGCCACTATCAGCCAGAGGAACTTGTCAAGCTGTTTCTTCTTCCGGATGTGAAG TGTCTTGGGAGGAGGGCAAAAAGATTCTCAG ATTCAGAAGGATCTAGAGATCAATTCAATGAGAATGATATGTTTCCTTCTTGGGATAATGGAAGTGCTTGTGGTGGTGATGAGGCTGGTGACTATGAAGGTGATCATCACAGTGACCTGGAAGACCCTGGCACTCTCATTACTCAGCCTCGTCAG GTCAGTAAAATTGAAGTCCAGTATGACAAAACGTCCAAACAAGTTGATGTTCAAGCACTAAAAGTTACTCTTTGGGACCATGTTCAAGCATATGATAAGCTTCCTCCTGTTCAG GGCCAAGAAGAAATAGTATCTTTCCGGAATTTATTGGCTAACTTTCCTGGCGATTGCAATGCCGCTGCAAGCATCAGTGACATCTCTCCTCATCTGTGCTTCATATGTCTTCTGCATTTGGCAAATGAGAAAGGATTGAGCATTCAAAGCTTTCCCAACTTGGATGATCTTTCAATACGCCTTCCATATGTTGGCGACAGTGGAACCGTTTAG